One Penaeus monodon isolate SGIC_2016 chromosome 37, NSTDA_Pmon_1, whole genome shotgun sequence genomic region harbors:
- the LOC119596101 gene encoding uncharacterized protein LOC119596101 — protein MSSAGFLGCVLFSLLLAGHAANVEEMAYKYAPYFRFDLVEGGSGFCFPHNASDYYHVRKAGDTSRQCNTDYATVSNGDIPTYWHAMTCGYHLHIAYWTFYGYNHDCDCCSGERDAWWEFVVVKVRDWDLQPHMHEVMFGQKKGWYTRVPGHYEVHDTTHPVAYVGKASHGTYHDDGGTGTCCYFEDFRNPGHLDMNMKTWLNLVELKQAGGEGWMEDADADVWNGLLAPTFRSDWDLCSLVGCTGSSLQLCGTSGCHKSDIGHDPF, from the exons ATGTCGTCGGCGGGTTTCCTGGGAtgcgttctcttctctctccttcttgcag GCCATGCCGCCAACGTCGAGGAAATGGCTTACAAATACGCACCATATTTTCGCTTTGACTTAGTG GAAGGTGGCAGCGGCTTCTGCTTCCCCCACAACGCCTCCGACTACTACCACGTGCGGAAGGCGGGCGACACGTCCCGCCAGTGCAACACGGACTATGCCACGGTGTCCAACGGCGACATCCCCACCTACTGGCACGCTATGACATGTGGCTACCATCTCCACATAG CGTACTGGACCTTCTATGGCTACAACCACGACTGCGACTGCTGCTCCGGTGAGCGAGACGCCTGGTGGGAGTTCGTCGTCGTCAAg GTCCGTGACTGGGATCTGCAGCCGCACATGCACGAGGTCATGTTCGGCCAGAAGAAGGGCTGGTACACGAGGGTCCCAGGCCACTACGAGGTCCACGACACCACGCACCCCGTGGCGTACGTCGGCAAGGCCTCGCACGGAACCTACCACGACGACGGAGGCACCGGCACCTGCTGCTACTTCGAGGACTTTAGGAACCCGG GTCACTTAGACATGAACATGAAGACGTGGCTGAACCTGGTGGAGCTGAAGCAGGCGGGCGGCGAGGGGTGGATGGAAGACGCCGACGCCGATGTGTGGAACGGCCTCCTCGCGCCCACCTTCAGGAGCGACTGGGACCTCTGCTCCCTCGTCGGCTGCACCGGGTCCTCTCTCCAG CTGTGTGGGACATCGGGATGCCACAAGAGCGACATCGGCCATGACCCATTCTAA